Below is a genomic region from Prolixibacteraceae bacterium.
TAAAGAAGCAACAACTTCACCATTTTGATCCGTAGCACCTTCAAAGGCTTTTAAACCACTACCTCCATCTAATGATAATTCCACAGGAATAGACGACACAGCACCATGTTCTCCATTCCAAAGTGTAAAACGTCTCATCTCGATATCCCATAAACTTCCTCTTACACCAGTAAATGATGGAGGGGTTTGCCAACGAAGTTTACCAACAGCTTTCACGATGGCTCCCCAAATATGCTGATCAAGACTTGTATCAAGTCCTAAACGCGAGATCTCTTCTTTATATGGTAAATATGAGGACATGGCAGTGGACCACAATTGCATGGCTTTATTAAGATCGCCTGATTCAGATGCGATTTTTCCTTGAGCAAAAGCATCTTTTGCTTTCTCTAACGCAATTTTACTATCCCGAAGTTGTTGCTCTTGATATTTCAATTTGGACAATCGATAGTAAGCCCAATAGACATTGTCGTTTTCCCAGGAGTCGACCAATTCAACCCCTTCGAGGTTATGAGCACTTTCTGTGATAATATTCGATTGAAAATGATGTTGTACCCCCTGCTGGTTGTCAACCGATTGCAACGAACTATTACTTTTTACCGCAACGGAGATGGCAGAGGAGATCTCTGATAGAGCACTCTTTTTAGCTGTTTCTCTATAGTCATTCACATTATAAGGTGTCTTTTCAACACTCCCTAGCCCAACATAATAGAAGTCAGCGATGGGAGGCTGTTTGACCCAAGAGGGTAGATCTGCCAATGGGGTTACGGCCTTTTTTGGACCAGAGCAACTCATTATTGTCAAACTAACACCTAAAAGAATCTGAAATATAATGTTTTTCTTCATATCGAGTTTTAATTTTCTAGAACAACCTGTTTGTCTCCATTATATTCACAAACACCATTTGCTATTCTCTGTGATATATCTTGGATTGCCTTTTTACGCATCTCTTGAACAGGAACTAATTGATCTCTTTGATTAAACAATACTCTTAGCTTTTTGATCGCATAATCGTTGTCTGAGACAGAATCACTATCGGTATCTTTATTTTTATCTTCAAAATAGCCTGGGATGAGGTGTCTATAATCTCCCTTATATCTTGCAAAGATGATTCGATCTTTCATTGTGGCCTTTCGACTATCCGTATGTAATACTTCTCCTGTAGTAGTCGATATTAACGAATATTGATATCCATACCTAAATACAGAGCTTGCTCTATATTCACGATAGTAATGTTTGTGGTATATTGCTCGTTTTTTCTCTTCTCCATTTTCATCTTTATACTTCTCATATGTCTTTGTATAGGCACACTTATAGGTTCTTTCTAAGTCACTTTCTCCATAATAGACATCCAACAACCTTATCTTTAGAATTGTATTGGCACCTATTCCATGAACATATTTTACATACTCAGACATATCTAAATGAAAGAAAGCCTCTTTAGGATCTAACTTAACCTTAAAAAATGGCAACTTCTTTCTTTGTATATAATCGGTAACCATAGGACGAATAGAACCAGCATCACGACCCATTGCTCCCACATGGGTACATGGGGTTACAACCATCGTTATTGTCGCTTGTTCTAACGCTTCCTCTTTGAGAATTTTTGAATCTTTATAATCACCTGTCTCCTTCAATATCTTATTAAATGTATAGTAAGCATTTCGTGGAGCTCCCTCCATTAAAAGCTGTTGCCCATTACGGAAGATTGGCTCATATATTGCGACTCTTCGTTTCTCTTTTACTTCACGATATTTGGGGTTTAACCTATATATTTTACTCAAGATAGACGCTGCTTTGGCAAAATTTTCATCATCTAACTCTTTTATCCCTCTTTGATATGACTCAGAAATGAATGCATCTTTCACCTCTTCATAATAACTCTTAGACTTATCATCGAAGTTGAGCCTTACCCCTAATCCAATTAGATGTTTATGATATTGAACCAACTGTTCATATTTATCCACAGCACGCTCATTTTCTTGTTTTTTATACAATTCATAAAATGTATTTAAGTAATCGTTTAGGACGAGTTGTCCCGTTCTTTTCAAAGCGATTCTAGCATCAACATTTTTAGAATTCTTAATTAATGATATGCGATAATATTCCGCGGCTTCAATGGGCATATTGGCTTTCTCCAACGTTAACCCTTTCTTGTACATTCTCTTTGAGACACAAGAAGAGAATAGTAAAAGAATGAAAACTAAAGTGGTTAAAAAGTAGGATATTTTTTTTGAGAATATCATAGGATCTAATTTACTCAGTATGTAATAAGGTTGCTAATTTACATAACAAACCTCTAAAATTCTATAACATGAATATACATTCTTCGATCCGTAATACATAAAAAAAGCATTGAATTCTAGAAGTATCCTTCCATCATTCAATGCTTAGAGTAATTTTATAATAAAAAAGCGATCTAATTCTCACCCTTTGTCTCAACCAACTTCTTTGTACTTAAAAGTCCACATGCAGCATAAATATCCTCACCTCGACTTGCTCGAATGGTTGTGAGTAAACCTTTTTCGTTAAGAATATCTTTAAATGCTTGTAACCTGCCTTCGTCTGTTCCCTTTAATGGGGTATCGGGTATTTCATGGAATCGAATAAGATTCATTCTACACTGTAGCCCTTTTAGCAAGGCTACAATCGCTCTAGCGTGTTTAGGTGTATCATTTAAACCTGTAAACACAATATACTCAAATGAGACCCTTCGTTGGCCTGCAAAATCATACTGTTTAACCAAGCTTAAAACATCTTCAATCTTATAGGCTTTCTGTACAGGCATAATTTTTGCCCTCTCTTCATCATAGGGAGAATGAAGACTTATTGCAAGGTGACATTTACTTTCATCTAAGAAACGTCTCAAGCTAGGAATGACTCCTACCGTGGATACATTGACTCTCTTAGGACTCATTCCGAATCCCCAATCCGCAGTAATAATCTCAAGGCTTTTTAGAACGGAATCAATATTATCCATAGGTTCACCCATACCCATATAAACAATATTGGTAATAGCTCCCCATTCATCAATCATTCTCAGTTGATTAAGAATCTGATTTGTTGTCAGGTGTTGTTGAAATCCCTGTTTTCCTGTCATACAAAATAGACAGTTCATTTTACACCCCACTTGTGATGACACACAGACAGTAATACGTTCGCCATCTGGAATCATAGCCGTCTCAATATACTTATGTTCTCCTACTTGGAAAAGATACTTCTTCGTTCCGTCGACACTCTCTTTACGATCAGAATAAGCATCTAACCCGATTTCATAAGTATCACCAAGTACTTGTCTTGCCTTTTTAGACAAATTGGTCATCTGTTCAAAAGAGTTTGCACTCTTCTGATACAACCACTCTGCTATCTGCTTTGCAGTAAACTTTGGAAAACCATGCTGACCTACAATATCTTGAAGTTCAGACAGAGTCTTCCCATATAATTTATCCTTTATTTGATTCTGATTTTCCATTATTCTCTAACAAGTAAACTAATAGATAAAGATTATGAGATCTTTATGGTACAAAGATAGCTAAACTATAAGAAAAAGAGACATATATCTCTTTTCATTGCTTCGTATAATCACTATTCATGTAAATGAAACATTTTTTTTGAAAAAACAGACAACTAGAATTTTTCTAAATAAGACAATATCGCTAATTTTGGGTAGTCTAAAGCATATGACAATGAAAAACTATACTCAGATAGTTCGTAGTTTAGCAATTAAACTGCTTAAATTACCAATCTATTTCTACAGAAGTGTGATCTCACCAATGACGCCTCCTTCTTGTAGACACAATCCAACTTGTTCGGCATATGCATTAGAAGCACTTACAAAGCATGGTCCTTTTAAAGGGCTATATTTAACAATAAAGCGTTTGAGTAAATGTCATCCTTGGGGAACACATGGATACGATCCAGTCCCTCCAGTTAAAAAGAACAGATAATGTCATCTAATATGGCGGCTTATTAATGACACTATTTTCTCAAACACCAACTGAAGACATACTAGATGAAGACAATATATATATTTGCGATTATAGCAACCCTCTCATTAATTACGAGTTGTAAGCCAAACAAAAGAGTACAGGATACGAATCAAGGTAATACCAAGCAGATACTATATGTTAGTATTCAACCATTAAAATACTTTGTCGATCAAATTGTAAAAGATCGCTTTGATGTTAAGGTTCTAGTTCCACCAGGAAGTAGCCCAGAGACTTTTGCACCTTCATCCAAACAAATCGCTGAATTAGAAAATGCGATGGGTTTCTTTAAAGTTGGACCACTAACCTATGAAAACAGGTGGGGGAGCGAATGGCAAGCTGCGCATCCTGGGACAGAATTAATCAACTGTAGTATTGGTGTCCCAAAACAAACACTAGCTCATCAACACGGTGATCATGTGCATTATGGAACAGATCCACATATATGGTTAGCTCCTAAAACAGCAAAAATCATAGCTACAAACATCTACGAAGGCATATTGCAATTTGACCCAGCTAATAAAAGTTTTTACCGTAAAAATTTTAAAAATCTCTTGTCCACGATTGAAGGGGTTAAGAGTGATCTAGATAAGATGTTTGAAGGTCATCCCCATCAGGCATTTCTGATCTTTCATCCCGTTCTAGGATATCTATCTTCGGAGTATCATCTTCATCAAGAAGCGATAGAGTTTGAAGGAAAGAAACCTTCTCTTAAGCAACTCACTCATTTTGTTGAGTTAGCTAAGAAAGAGAATATTCAATCCATATTAGTACAAAAAGAATTTAGTAGCTCTAGTGCAAAGATTATCGCAAAGGAGATTAATGGAAAAGTAGTTGTCATTAATCCTCTTGGCTATAATTGGCCAGAAGTAATGAGGGAAATTGGAGAGGCGATCTCTTTGTCAAATAAATAATCGAACTAAATATAGCGCATTGGAAAAAGAACAGAAAAGATTATTACTTGAACTAGACAATGTATCCTCTGGATATGATGGAAAGATTATCATCAATAGCATCAACCTAAAAGTCTATGACAATGATTTTACTGCGATTATTGGACCGAATGGGGGAGGTAAAACTACGTTGATAAAAACAATTGTAGGGCTCATTACACCGACAAAAGGAGAGATTAGATGGAATACCCAAATGGACAGTAATATCTTTGGGTATTTACCTCAAATTAATCAAATCGATCGCTCATTTCCCATCTCTGTTCTTGATGTGGTATTATCTGGTAAATTGACCTCACAAAGATTATTTAAAAGCATAACGAAAGAGATTAAATTAGAAGCCATGACCCTTTTAGAGGAGATGGGGGTCGCTCCATTTGCACAACAAAGTATTGGAAACCTATCTGGAGGTCAACTACAGCGAGTTTTTCTTTGTAGATCACTCATTAACCACCCACAACTACTTATTCTAGATGAGCCTAATACTTATGTCGATACCATATTTGAACAAGAGTTATATGAAAAGCTTAGTCAGTTAAACAAAAAGATGGCCATACTTATGGTTTCACATGACATTGGCACCGTAACGAGATATGTGAAGAAAGTAGCCTGTGTCAATAAAACACTACATTTTCATGGTATAGAAAAACAAGAAGGGTATGAAAAATGTCCTGCATCATTCCTTTATCATAGCAACACTCCATTAACTCTACTCAAAGACCATAACGACACCCCTACATCATGATAGATCTTTTTTCATATGATTTTTTCCAAAATGCCTTAATCGCCGCAATTTTTGCTTCAATATCTTGTGGTATTGTTGGCTCCTATATTGTGGCCAAAAGAATGGTTTTTATTAGTGGTGGAATAACCCATGCCTCCTTTGGTGGAGTAGGACTTGGATATCTTATGGGATTCAATCCATTATATGGAGCAGGAGTATTTGCAATGCTATCAGCTTGTATTGTTGAATATATAAGATCAAAATCACACATAAGAGAAGATTCTGCAATTGGAATGATCTGGGCTGCAGGAATGGCCATAGGTATTCTACTCGTATCCCTAACTCCTGGATACGCACCCGATTTAATGAGTTACCTTTTCGGTGACATCCTTACGGTCACGATGACGGATATCTACTGGATGGCAGGAGTAACGCTCTTAATGATCACATTCTTTACTTTTTTTCATCGAGTAATTACCGCTATAGCCTTTGATGAGTCGTATGCTAAAACATTGAGATTACCAGTAAAATGGATCAACTACACTATTGCCATTATTATGGCTTTAACCATTGTTGTCAATATCCGAATATCTGGGATTATTTTAGTTATCTCATTAATGACAATTCCACAAGCAACTGCTCAGAAGTTTACGCATCAATTAGGATATATGATGATCCACTCTATATGGATTGGCTTCTTAGGTATATTTAGTGGGCTATATATGTCTTATCTATTAGACATTCCTTCTGGCTCATCTATTATCATTAGTGAAATTGTTATCTTCATCTTGGTTCAAGCATTTTATTATCTAAAGAGTAGGGTAAGATCTTAATTATTAACAAAAAAGAGAAGAGATTGTCTGTCTCAAAAAACTCTTCTCTTTTAATCATAGAAACTATATTATAAATTAGCTCGCACTAGGATTTAACCATGAACCTTCGTTGTCTTTTGAAGCATCAATGTAGAAATTTACATCTGCTCCATTCGATGTTCCATAAACTAATAGTTTATATTCATCTGCCGATTCATGTTCAATACGACTAATCGTTAAACTACGCCCTTTAAAAGTGTACTCTGTCCTATTAAACATTGCCGAAAACAAATCACGTACATTCTTATTATTTATAGAAGAAACATCAAATGACTGATCTGTAATTTCAACATTACACTCCTCATTTTTAGCTCCTGGGTAAATATTGTAAGTCAACAATTGATATTTCTTCACATCAGCTGTTACTCTTATTGTATTGAATAAAGAATAATTACCAAACTTTGGAAAATCTTCTTTTCGTTTACTAAAAAACATAAATGTATCCACTAATTCTGATGCCGTCACTTCAATAGCATTACTTGAAGAACTAGAAGTCGAATATTTGATTGTAATCTGCCCCACTCCAGAAATATTACCTTCTACTTTTAGGGTTTTTACAAAGGCCTTGTCTAATGTTACCAAAAGAATATCCATCACACTCTGCAAAGATTTTGTGTCGAAATAAAGAATCATACTCCCATCTTTCAACCTTACTTTGAAATCTGTGTCATTGATCTTCAATGATCCATTCACATTGTATGATACATCATATGATTCGTTAAGCACAGTACGTTTAGATGATGTTTTTTGTACATTAAACTTACCGTCTTTGATCTCATAGTTCACTGTTTTATCCTCAACGGTGAAGTTATCCTTATAGCAATCTTTTTCTCCTACTTTTTTATCCCCTTGGTAATAGGTAATTTTACAAGACGTACTTTCACCATTACTACCTTTGATTTCTTCTGCATCTTTTGGAACCACATATGTCTTATCTAACTGTGTTTCCAATTGTGTTTCCAATACTGACTTTGGCGTTTCGCTATTGCTATCCTTACAACTTGTAAATACTCCTAATGTAATTACCGATATTAGAGTTAAATTCTTAATTAAGTTCATAATTGATATTTTATTATTTTTAATGTTTTTCTACTCCTAAAGAGTATAACTTATTGAATTCGTTGCCTCTTATCTTAAACAAAAAACACTGCCAGACAATAATACCCTATAATTCAAGACCTTAAACGATGAGAAAAATTCAACATTATCGATTCATATTATTTCATTTAAAAAAAGTAGTTTTTCAAGCAACGTTTTGAACAAATCGTAGTCATATATTAAAACATACTGTTTTTACCTATTTCACATTAATGGAGATTAAAAGATTGATTAATAAATGTCTTGGTAATGACCAACGTGCATTTAGTAAGTTATACAAAAATTATTCACCAACATTTGCTGGTATTTGTCGGCGTTATGCTTCTTCAGAAGATGAAGCAAATGACATTTTACAGGAAGCATTTATCAAGATATTTCAGAATCTAGATAAGTTGAAGGATCAATCTCTATTTGAGGCATGGGGCAAAAGAATTGTAATTAATACAGCACTAAATACGATAAAAAAAAGACAACTTAATATATCAATAGATGAAAAAGAGATTGATATATCAATAGAAGAAGAAGCCGAATCAAACCATATTCTAGAACACCTAGACATTAGTGATATTATATCATTAATGAATGAACTCCCTGAAGGGTATAAAACTATTATCAACCTTTATGCAATGGAATCATATTCTCACAAGGAGATCGGAGAGATGCTAGATATTAAAGAAGCAACTTCTAGATCACAATACCATAAAGCAAAAAAAGCTTTTCAAAAGATTATAATACAAAACGTCACAGAGAATAAGTAATGGCAGAATTAAACTTCGAAAATCTTCTACGAGCAAAAGCAAAAGGCTTTAATGCTCCTGTTTCTAGTACGGTTACTAAAAGTATTATGAAACAGACTACGGGTAGCGTAAAAAGTGCGTTATCTACAAAGACTCTGTCATCTACAATTAAAAAAGGATTGGTTAAGATCGGAACACTTGGCACCAAAAATATTATTGTTGGTGCAGCTATCTCTACAGGAACGACAGCTGTGGTTGCAACAAGTAGTTACCTTGCCTCAACATCACACCAAAGTGAAGTCCTCAATAATATCGACCGCCACATAATACAGGACTCCATTGTCAATAAAGTCTCTCTAATGGAAGAGATACATTTAGATACTAACACATCAACAATCGCCCCACAACAGAAAGCAGGTATTCAACAACACACTCAAAAAACTAAATTAGACAATAAGGTTATTCATTTTCTTGATGCTGTACAATTACAAAAATCTGAAATAAAGGATAGTGTTCAATCCAAAGATACTTATTCAACAAATAATTTCTCAGAATACCCAAGTCATACCGAAGTGCTCACCACCAAAGAACTACCGAATACTATTTCACATCGAGATATTGAACTCACCTCATCTTCACCTAAAGATGCAATATGTTTTGATCTACCCAGTTCATCTCAAACGAATACTCAAACAGAGACGTTAGACGAACAAAAACATAGAAATAAAAAGATAAAAGTACGACTCTCCACCTCTTATGGTATTTCAAAACTACTTATTAGTGGGGATAAATCAGATAAAACCACCTCCAATCCTTGGGGGCACAACTATGATTTAACTGTAGATATTGGTTATAAACTATCAAAAAAGATTGATTTTATTTCCTCATTTAAATACCAAAACCTTACACTTAATAGTAACCTCGGAAGCTATGAAACAAAAGAAGAATACATTAATCGTGATATTACCATGCTACATGGAAGAGTAGGAATCAACTATTTAATTATACAATCTCCCAAGTGGTACATCGACATCCATGGAAACATCGGATTGGGTTACAAGTTAAAGCATGATACAAAAATGAGCCTTAGATATCTTGATGAACCTATAACATTAGATCATACAAAAGAGCAACCATGGTCCCCATCTATGTCTTTGGGGTCAACGTTCTTCTATAATGTTAATAAAACCATCACAATGGGATTATCATTAAATGGTGAGTATGAACAGATTCTAGAACAGTATCATGTGATAAATATAAATTCAGCACTATCTGTCTGCTTTAAGTTTTAAAAATAATCAATCTTCAATGCCTAGTAAACAGGCTGGTTGGGCCTATGCCACAAATGTGGTATGGGCCTTTTTTTATCTATTCAATCTTTCATTCACGATACACAAACAACATATGAAAGATTGATATAACTGTAGTGATTAGGACCATAGATCTATTTCAGCAAGAATCGGATTGTAAAAGTGAACTTCACAAGTTAATATTGTCACGATGAAAAAGATTACTAAAGTGAATAATATTAAAAGTTTAGACCCTCAAGATTGGGATAAAACCAGAGAAATAGGATATCAGATGATCGATGATATGATCGAATATCTACAAGATATACCTACCACTCCGTCATGGAATAAAATACCAGATGATGTAAAAACTCATTTAGAAGAAGATATACCCAAAGACCCTACACCCCTAGAAGAGGTCTACGATGAATTTAAACATTACATACTTCCTTACCCTAAAGGGAATATATATCCACTGTTCTGGCACTATAACAGGAGCTTTCGCAGAAATGTTAGCCGCAACGATGAATCCCAATGTAACTATTGGGGAACACGCTGCTATGTACATTGACAAGCAAGTAGTAAAGTGGTGTAAACAGAGGCTTCAAGAGTTCTTCTCAACGGAGGTTCCATGGCTAATATTACAGGACTAACTGTTGCTAGAAATTCGTTCTCTAATTCAGTAAGAGATAATGGTCTATTAGGAGAAAATGACAAATTAGTTCTATATTGCTCTGAAGAAACACATAGTTGTATTACAAAAGCTGCTGAAATCATTATCACTCTTCAGGAAAAAGGTATTGCATCACCATCCTCGACAATTCTTGATGGGAACTACTGTATCAAAGCTTGCATTGTGAATCATAAAACAATACCCAGTGATCTAGAAGAGTTTATCTCATCATTGATTAGAATTGGCAATAAGTTATGCTTTAACGACAAATAACAGATGAATAAAGATGGATCTAAAATCAAATAAATATCATTTCGATAAAATAGCTGATACCTTAGCCTTTATTGATAAAAACTTCAAAGAACAACCTTCGTTAGATATTATTGCGGAGCATATAAACATGAGCCCATTCCACTTTCAACGACTTTTTAAAGATTGGGTCGGTATAAGTCCTAAGAAATACCTTAAGTTCATCAGCTTAGAGTATGCAAAAAATCTAATCAAGCAAAATAACTTAAGCCTCTTTGACACCGCTTACGAAACGGGGCTCTCAAGTACGAGTAGACTTCACGATCTATTTATATCAATCGAAGGAATGACCCCTGGTGAGTATAAAAACAATGGAGCAAACCTCTCAATAAAATATAGCTTATCTGAAACGCCATTTGGAAATATATTTATCGCTTCTACCAATAAAGGTGTTTGTAATTTGTCTTTTGTAGATGAAATAGACACAGGATTAGAGGCCTTAAAGAAAAGGTTCCCAAATGCTTCTTATCTTCATCAATTAGATCCACTACAATTAGATGCACTACAGATATTCCAAAGTAATTGGAGTCGAATAAGAGAAATTAAACTTCACTTAAAAGGAACTGATTTTCAATTAAAAGTATGGGAAGCATTGTTGACCATCCCTTATGGTGCACTCTTGACCTATGGAGGTATTGCAGAGGCAATAAACCTACCCAAGGCTTCTAGAGCAGTAGGTACTGCTATTGGAAATAATCCGATTGCCTACCTGATTCCGTGTCATAGAGTTATTCAGAAATCTGGACAAATTGGGGGCTACCATTGGGACCCAATTAGAAAGAAGGCCATTATTGGTTGGGAGGCGTCAAAAATAGTCTCTGATATAGAGTAACAGTTCAATCTGAAGACCTAACATACAATCTATTTTGACACAAGAAGGTCTATTGGAATAAATCATCATACTTTTTAGGTGTAATGATTCAAAATGTAAAGACAAAAAAAACGAACTGTGAAACCACAATTCGTTTTAAATAAGTAGCGGAGACAGGACTCGAACCTGCGACCTCCGGGTTATGAGCCCGACGAGCTACCAACTGCTCTACCCCGCGATATATTATTTGCTACTCTGAAGTGCTCCGACCTTGAACATCTTCATTTCTCTAAGTAGCGGAGACAGGACTCGAACCTGCGACCTCCGGGTTATGAGCCCGACGAGCTACCAGCTGCTCTACCCCGCGATATATTGTTTGCTACTCTGAAGTGCTCCGACTTTGAACATCTTCATTTCTCTAAGTAGCGGAGACAGGACTCGAACCTGCGACCTCCGGGTTATGAGCCCGACGAGCTACCAGCTGCTCTACCCCGCGATATATTGTTTGCTACTTTGAAGTGCTCCGACGTTGAACATCTTCATTTCTCTAAGTAGCGGAGACAGGACTCGAACCTGCGACCTCCGGGTTATGAGCCCGACGAGCTACCAACTGCTCTACCCCGCGATATTGCGGTTGCAAATATAGGGCTTTTATGTAATTCCCCAAACACATCTACTCTTTTTTTCATTTCTTCGTCATATTCGCAACATCTTTTGACACGATTCCTATCAACTAAACAACTATAAACGACGAAATTCTATTACCTTTGCAGTATAACGATAGTTTGAATTTATGAACGATACAAACAATAAAGCACCAAAAAAATTCAGAGACAAGCTAAAAGATCACTATAGGGTTGTAGTATATCATGACATTACTTATCATGCTGTTAGGCAATTACGTTTTAGCCTTCGTCGATTTTATCTATTAGTTATCCTTTTAATCATCTTTATAGCCTCTGCTTCGATTGCACTTATTGCATTCACTCCTATCAGAGAGTTTATTCCAGGATTCCCATCAGACGATTTAAGAAATGAAATTATAGAGAATACGTTGGCTGTAGACTCTCTTGAGCATGAAATTGCTATTCGAGACAAATATTTCCGTGATTTTAGACGTATGCTTGCAGGTGATGATCCCGTGGAGGTCGTTCAGAATAACAAATTAGACACTGTAGTAAAGATCGACAGTATAAAATTTAAGAAATTCAACCATGACTCTATCTTTAATGAGAAGATCAAAGAAGATAAAGAGAATCTTTCTTTTAAAGATGGAAATAATAGCCATATGGTACTAGGTAGTGTACTACTGTTTTCTCCTCTTAAAGGAAAAATAACATCTACATATGACATACAGAAACATCAATATGGTGTTCAGCTGACTGCACCTAAAGGATCAACTATTTTTTCTACTTTAGATGGTACTGTGGTCTTTTCTGGTTATACAGTTGACGACAAATATGTCATTCAAATCCAACATGACAATAACATTATTTCAGTTTATCGACACAATGAAGAGCTACTCAAGAAAGTAGGAGATAAGGTGAGAGCAGGGGAAGCCATTGCCATTATTGGAAATAGAAAACGTAAGAAAGAGTTACCTTTCTTATCATTCGAACTATGGTATAAAGGCGTAGCTGTAGATCCTCAACTATACATCCATTTCGAATAACCATTGAACATTGAAGAATAAAATTAACAACGTGACAACAATAAAAAAAATAGCCATATTAGGATCTACTGGGTCCATCGGTACACAGACACTAGAAGTTGTAGATCACCATCCCGATAAATTCTCCGTTGAAGTAATCACAGCAAACAATAGCGCAAAAGAGTTAATTGCTCAAGCAATCAAATATAAGCCCAATTGTGTTGTAATAGCCAATGAAGAAAAATATAAAGAAGTTGACGATGCTCTATTCAGCCACGATATAAAAGTATACGCTGGATCTGATGCATTAGAACAGGTTGTTCAAATGGACTCCATTGATATTGTGGTGACAGCCAT
It encodes:
- a CDS encoding LPP20 family lipoprotein encodes the protein MKKNIIFQILLGVSLTIMSCSGPKKAVTPLADLPSWVKQPPIADFYYVGLGSVEKTPYNVNDYRETAKKSALSEISSAISVAVKSNSSLQSVDNQQGVQHHFQSNIITESAHNLEGVELVDSWENDNVYWAYYRLSKLKYQEQQLRDSKIALEKAKDAFAQGKIASESGDLNKAMQLWSTAMSSYLPYKEEISRLGLDTSLDQHIWGAIVKAVGKLRWQTPPSFTGVRGSLWDIEMRRFTLWNGEHGAVSSIPVELSLDGGSGLKAFEGATDQNGEVVASLAYVMSPRTEMSLTVKVDLKRWSRKLSADINIRKQISQLAPIVGNIRVKVVSPKIRVVSKGSSEYAKRFTNEWRSKIQQEHLCRLADKGSQYTMELKLNPITSKNGYGSYTVDFTGHVVIKDRSDRVVWQQNISRCSGVSMDQGESFNIAYKKLSQWINYRAYPQMMKGLHLK
- the rlmN gene encoding 23S rRNA (adenine(2503)-C(2))-methyltransferase RlmN, yielding MENQNQIKDKLYGKTLSELQDIVGQHGFPKFTAKQIAEWLYQKSANSFEQMTNLSKKARQVLGDTYEIGLDAYSDRKESVDGTKKYLFQVGEHKYIETAMIPDGERITVCVSSQVGCKMNCLFCMTGKQGFQQHLTTNQILNQLRMIDEWGAITNIVYMGMGEPMDNIDSVLKSLEIITADWGFGMSPKRVNVSTVGVIPSLRRFLDESKCHLAISLHSPYDEERAKIMPVQKAYKIEDVLSLVKQYDFAGQRRVSFEYIVFTGLNDTPKHARAIVALLKGLQCRMNLIRFHEIPDTPLKGTDEGRLQAFKDILNEKGLLTTIRASRGEDIYAACGLLSTKKLVETKGEN
- the yidD gene encoding membrane protein insertion efficiency factor YidD, with amino-acid sequence MKNYTQIVRSLAIKLLKLPIYFYRSVISPMTPPSCRHNPTCSAYALEALTKHGPFKGLYLTIKRLSKCHPWGTHGYDPVPPVKKNR
- a CDS encoding zinc ABC transporter substrate-binding protein; this encodes MKTIYIFAIIATLSLITSCKPNKRVQDTNQGNTKQILYVSIQPLKYFVDQIVKDRFDVKVLVPPGSSPETFAPSSKQIAELENAMGFFKVGPLTYENRWGSEWQAAHPGTELINCSIGVPKQTLAHQHGDHVHYGTDPHIWLAPKTAKIIATNIYEGILQFDPANKSFYRKNFKNLLSTIEGVKSDLDKMFEGHPHQAFLIFHPVLGYLSSEYHLHQEAIEFEGKKPSLKQLTHFVELAKKENIQSILVQKEFSSSSAKIIAKEINGKVVVINPLGYNWPEVMREIGEAISLSNK
- a CDS encoding ABC transporter ATP-binding protein — translated: MEKEQKRLLLELDNVSSGYDGKIIINSINLKVYDNDFTAIIGPNGGGKTTLIKTIVGLITPTKGEIRWNTQMDSNIFGYLPQINQIDRSFPISVLDVVLSGKLTSQRLFKSITKEIKLEAMTLLEEMGVAPFAQQSIGNLSGGQLQRVFLCRSLINHPQLLILDEPNTYVDTIFEQELYEKLSQLNKKMAILMVSHDIGTVTRYVKKVACVNKTLHFHGIEKQEGYEKCPASFLYHSNTPLTLLKDHNDTPTS
- a CDS encoding metal ABC transporter permease, whose translation is MIDLFSYDFFQNALIAAIFASISCGIVGSYIVAKRMVFISGGITHASFGGVGLGYLMGFNPLYGAGVFAMLSACIVEYIRSKSHIREDSAIGMIWAAGMAIGILLVSLTPGYAPDLMSYLFGDILTVTMTDIYWMAGVTLLMITFFTFFHRVITAIAFDESYAKTLRLPVKWINYTIAIIMALTIVVNIRISGIILVISLMTIPQATAQKFTHQLGYMMIHSIWIGFLGIFSGLYMSYLLDIPSGSSIIISEIVIFILVQAFYYLKSRVRS
- a CDS encoding sigma-70 family RNA polymerase sigma factor; translated protein: MEIKRLINKCLGNDQRAFSKLYKNYSPTFAGICRRYASSEDEANDILQEAFIKIFQNLDKLKDQSLFEAWGKRIVINTALNTIKKRQLNISIDEKEIDISIEEEAESNHILEHLDISDIISLMNELPEGYKTIINLYAMESYSHKEIGEMLDIKEATSRSQYHKAKKAFQKIIIQNVTENK